One segment of Streptomyces sp. YIM 121038 DNA contains the following:
- a CDS encoding sigma factor-like helix-turn-helix DNA-binding protein, whose product MDNYDSGDRGVSPEAVLLYAEIASGRDVPSDHPALAELEAYGLVTPDAQRPGRLSPQDPFHAAARHVEAEVSRTVASLQRLAKLPSALRELVPLHRQGSWFSANGSELLTSSEVSARVAAVAEASTEEVLTAHPDVRDPKRLRRSLTQEEMLIRRGAALKTIYPSGARAREAEREWATSVSGLGAEVRTREPEGIIQMVLFDGRCAFVRPRNTGQEYVWYITDQPIVAVLREIFFVMWEESSPWLGGKRSNQDGMATNEKQRRILYLKCAHGKSYEAIASDLSVSKRTVENHLARLREVLDVPSIEGVYAWWGGSADRGYFMKHERH is encoded by the coding sequence ATGGACAACTACGACAGCGGAGATCGAGGCGTCTCGCCAGAGGCCGTGCTTCTCTACGCCGAGATCGCTTCGGGGAGGGACGTTCCGTCCGATCACCCAGCACTGGCGGAGCTGGAGGCGTACGGCCTGGTCACGCCTGACGCGCAGCGCCCCGGGCGGCTGAGTCCCCAGGACCCGTTTCATGCCGCCGCTCGTCACGTAGAGGCAGAAGTCAGCCGGACAGTCGCCTCGCTGCAACGCCTTGCCAAACTGCCGAGCGCCCTTCGGGAGCTAGTCCCGCTCCATCGACAAGGGAGCTGGTTTTCCGCCAATGGGAGTGAGTTGTTGACTTCCAGCGAAGTGAGCGCCCGAGTGGCTGCCGTCGCAGAGGCAAGCACGGAAGAGGTGCTGACGGCCCACCCGGACGTTCGTGACCCTAAGCGTCTGCGGCGGTCGCTGACGCAGGAGGAGATGCTTATCCGCCGCGGCGCTGCCCTGAAGACGATCTATCCCAGTGGTGCGCGCGCACGTGAAGCCGAGCGGGAGTGGGCGACCTCCGTGAGCGGTCTCGGCGCTGAGGTGCGCACCCGAGAACCTGAAGGCATCATTCAAATGGTGCTCTTCGATGGCCGCTGCGCCTTTGTCCGCCCGCGGAACACGGGGCAGGAATACGTTTGGTACATCACAGATCAGCCCATCGTTGCCGTTCTGCGAGAGATCTTCTTTGTCATGTGGGAGGAGTCATCACCTTGGCTTGGAGGGAAACGCAGTAACCAAGATGGGATGGCGACGAATGAGAAGCAGCGAAGGATTCTCTATCTTAAGTGTGCGCACGGAAAATCCTACGAGGCTATCGCCTCTGACCTCAGCGTCAGCAAGAGAACGGTAGAGAACCACCTTGCGCGACTTCGCGAGGTCCTGGACGTCCCGTCTATCGAGGGCGTTTATGCATGGTGGGGCGGTTCAGCAGATCGTGGCTATTTCATGAAACATGAACGGCACTAA